The following is a genomic window from Bacillota bacterium.
CCACCTGGTCAACCCCGCCGGCCTTGGCCACGAGGGTCCGTCGGACCCGCTCGCGGACCTGATCCGATGGGAAGCGCATGGTGGTCAACAGCTTATCGACGTCGAGGTGAAGGATAATCGCCCCGTGCTGCAGGATGACGCCGCCGTGCCGGGTCTGGGCGCTGCCGACGATCTTCTTCCCGGCCGAGGTCAACTCGTACCACGACGGGGCGTCGAAGCAGGCGGCCGAACCCGAGACCCCGGAGCCTGAGGCCCCGGAGGCGACCGCCCCTCCCCCGCTCCGCCCCTGGGACGGCGGATTGGTCAGGTCGGCCGGGACGTCCAGCAACCGGAAGCCCTCGAGCAGCCCGCGGCTGAGGAAACGGTAGGTCTCGAGGACGGTCCCCGGCAGGATCGACTCAGCGATGACCACGCTGTAGGTCAGTTCATCGTCGTGAAGGACGGCCCGACCGCCGGTCGGCCGACGGACGATGCCGAAGCCGGCTTGGCGGCAGGCATCGAGGTCGATCTCCCGGGACAGGGCCTGGAAGTAGCCGATTGAGACGCCGGCCGGCTGCCAGGTGTACAGCCGTAGGGTCGGCGGGACCAGCCCCTGGCCATGAACCTGCATGATCGCTTCGTCGATGGCCATATTCATGGCCGCCGTGGCCGGGCCGCTCTGGATGAGCCGCCAGGTCGTCACCGACGGCCGGACCTCTTGTGGATCGATGGGTTGATGTCTTGGCACAGGGGTCACTCTCCCGGAGCGGCGCTGAGGACGAGGTCGATGGCCGCGGCGGCTTCTTCCGAGGTCAGCGGCCGTGGGTAGTTGTACATGACCCCGCCCGGGCGTTCGTTGTAGTAGGGACGGTTGCAGTCCGGGCAACCGGCCGTCTGAAAGGCCTCCCCCGAGGCGAGCAGCTCGCGGATGGTGGCCGCGGGAAGGCCGAAGCCGGCCACCCGGCCGTCGGCGAAGCGGATCGCCTCGAGGTCGATGAGGTGCCGGCCCAGGAGCCAGTTGCAGGCCTGGACCCGGCGGTAGGAAGCCAGGTCGGGCGGGTTTGCCGCGGCCAGGGCCGTCCCCCGGACCGGGGTGAAGGCGAACAGGCCGATGGTCACGCTCAGGCCCGTCAGCCGGCCGATGAGCCTGACCATCTCCTCCTCGGTCTCGCCGAGTCCGACGATGAGGTGGGTGCCGATCCTTCCGGGCCAGCGCCCGGCGGCCTCCTCGACCCGCTTCAGGGCGGTCGCGAAGCCGCCGCCCTTGATCTTGCGGTGGATCTCCTCGCCGACGGCGTCGATGGGCATGGTCACCCGGTCGGCCCCGGCCTCGAAGAGGGCGGCGACGAGGTCCGGGTCGTTCAGGAAAACGGACACGCAGATGGGCACGGCACTGCGGGAGCGGATGCGGCGGACGGCCTCGAGGGTCCCCGGCAGGCTCGACCGGTCGTGGACGACCTGGAGGCAGACCCGCTTGACCCCTTCCCCGCCCCGGCCGGCCTGGTCATAGGACGAGGCGATGGCCTCGACGACCCGCTCGGGGTCGGCGTCGGGCCAGGTGACCCGAGACAGGAGGTCGGCCCGGGCCCCGCTCTCGCGGGCCTGCGGGCAGAAGCCGCAGTTGCGGTCACAGCGCTCCCCGGTCATCAGGTAGGCCGTGGTCGGCAGGCACTCGACCTTCAGGCGGTCGAGGCCGATGGCCGCGGCGGTGCCGGCCGAGACGCGCAGGCGGGGGTGAATGGGCTGGGCCGCCGGCGCGGCGGCCTCTGATTCGGGCGTCACAAGACCGCCGCCAGAAAGCCCAGAGGCTTTAGCTCCGGGAGAAATGGCGGCTTCCCTCCTTTCACTTGACGAACGTATGTTCGATGGTATATAATGGAAACACGAAAACCGAAGTCACGCTTAAGGTTCGACTTCTTGA
Proteins encoded in this region:
- a CDS encoding radical SAM protein codes for the protein MTPESEAAAPAAQPIHPRLRVSAGTAAAIGLDRLKVECLPTTAYLMTGERCDRNCGFCPQARESGARADLLSRVTWPDADPERVVEAIASSYDQAGRGGEGVKRVCLQVVHDRSSLPGTLEAVRRIRSRSAVPICVSVFLNDPDLVAALFEAGADRVTMPIDAVGEEIHRKIKGGGFATALKRVEEAAGRWPGRIGTHLIVGLGETEEEMVRLIGRLTGLSVTIGLFAFTPVRGTALAAANPPDLASYRRVQACNWLLGRHLIDLEAIRFADGRVAGFGLPAATIRELLASGEAFQTAGCPDCNRPYYNERPGGVMYNYPRPLTSEEAAAAIDLVLSAAPGE
- a CDS encoding biotin/lipoate A/B protein ligase family protein, coding for MNMAIDEAIMQVHGQGLVPPTLRLYTWQPAGVSIGYFQALSREIDLDACRQAGFGIVRRPTGGRAVLHDDELTYSVVIAESILPGTVLETYRFLSRGLLEGFRLLDVPADLTNPPSQGRSGGGAVASGASGSGVSGSAACFDAPSWYELTSAGKKIVGSAQTRHGGVILQHGAIILHLDVDKLLTTMRFPSDQVRERVRRTLVAKAGGVDQVAGRRIAPEEMARAISAGFSSGLGVVLEDGALTPEESALADELERTKYNQDSWNLRK